One window from the genome of Sulfodiicoccus acidiphilus encodes:
- a CDS encoding cyclase family protein has translation MFYTGTNRNWRPGWRMDSFGYVEPEAAKELVKRGFKVVGIDSPSVEMPRFREPETHRTLLSNGVLIIENLADSLSQLVGKTFKLYCLPIKVREGDGAPARVVAVLD, from the coding sequence CTGTTCTACACCGGGACTAACAGGAATTGGAGGCCCGGCTGGAGGATGGATTCCTTCGGCTACGTGGAGCCCGAGGCCGCCAAGGAGCTCGTGAAGAGGGGATTCAAGGTAGTTGGCATAGACTCTCCGAGCGTCGAGATGCCGAGGTTCAGGGAGCCAGAGACTCACAGGACCCTCCTGTCCAACGGTGTACTCATAATCGAGAACTTAGCTGACTCCTTGTCGCAACTTGTCGGGAAGACGTTCAAGCTCTACTGCCTCCCCATAAAGGTCAGAGAGGGCGACGGAGCACCTGCAAGAGTGGTGGCGGTGCTCGACTGA
- a CDS encoding HpcH/HpaI aldolase/citrate lyase family protein, whose protein sequence is MRSQLYVPGNNEKMIRKSTQLPADSVVLDLEDAVPNVEKAKARDLLSSLFSELDWGKRRVCVRVNPTYTLHYYDDVKWVVSQDKVTCLLVPEAEDGLSSLHRATGKDVEPLIETARGLLKVQDIVREEGVFAVSFGSADLALSMNGDPSVLGTNQYIRTAVVAAARAYGVEPLDRVFFDLRDLSGFESECKSAKSMGYSGKQVIHPVQVDVANKVFSPTEEEVRWAKKVVDIYESRSREGKGALRIDDRLVDAVHYRMAKRILDSLGG, encoded by the coding sequence GTGAGAAGCCAACTCTACGTTCCTGGGAACAACGAGAAGATGATCAGGAAGTCCACTCAGCTCCCGGCAGACTCTGTAGTACTGGATCTGGAGGATGCGGTTCCTAACGTCGAAAAAGCTAAGGCCAGGGATCTCCTCTCGTCCCTGTTTTCGGAGCTAGACTGGGGGAAGAGGAGGGTCTGCGTCAGGGTTAACCCCACTTACACGCTCCACTACTACGATGACGTCAAATGGGTGGTCTCCCAAGACAAGGTCACCTGCCTCTTAGTTCCCGAGGCGGAAGACGGTCTATCTTCCCTGCATAGGGCCACCGGGAAGGATGTGGAGCCCCTGATCGAGACTGCCCGTGGGCTCCTCAAGGTGCAGGACATAGTCAGAGAAGAAGGTGTGTTCGCGGTGTCCTTCGGCTCGGCTGACCTAGCCCTCTCCATGAACGGAGACCCTTCAGTCCTGGGGACAAACCAGTATATCCGTACTGCGGTAGTCGCAGCCGCTAGGGCCTACGGGGTGGAGCCTCTGGACAGAGTCTTCTTCGATCTCAGGGACTTGAGCGGATTCGAGTCCGAGTGTAAGAGCGCCAAGTCCATGGGTTACTCTGGAAAACAGGTTATCCACCCAGTTCAAGTGGACGTCGCCAACAAGGTGTTCTCACCCACGGAGGAGGAGGTGAGGTGGGCCAAGAAAGTGGTTGATATCTACGAGTCACGTTCAAGGGAAGGTAAGGGGGCTTTGAGGATCGACGACAGGCTAGTGGACGCCGTCCACTATAGGATGGCCAAGAGGATCCTGGATTCGTTAGGGGGATAG
- a CDS encoding muconolactone Delta-isomerase family protein, with amino-acid sequence MLFLLWFKISQPHNLDQRGLMSVWRREAEAALPAVKTGKVKALYKVSGRREVVAVVDVESHEELDELLEGLPIVRELGHSVTVEVHAIHPYENFYELTKKLSS; translated from the coding sequence ATGTTGTTCCTTCTTTGGTTCAAAATTTCTCAGCCCCACAACCTGGATCAGAGGGGGCTAATGTCTGTCTGGAGGAGGGAGGCTGAGGCTGCCTTGCCGGCCGTTAAGACGGGAAAGGTGAAGGCACTGTATAAAGTGAGCGGGAGGAGGGAGGTGGTGGCCGTAGTCGATGTGGAGTCCCACGAGGAGCTGGACGAACTCCTGGAGGGGTTGCCAATAGTGAGGGAACTGGGACACTCCGTGACCGTGGAGGTGCACGCAATTCACCCTTACGAGAACTTCTATGAGCTGACTAAGAAGCTTTCAAGTTGA
- a CDS encoding ABC transporter ATP-binding protein, which produces MSKEFRTKGSSLWALRDVNLKVDGSAVAVIGPNGAGKTTLIKVIATLVEPTTGDVLVNGLSVRRKAREVRRQIGLMTVSDRVFYFRLTGFENLVFYASLYDLSLSEAKSRARELISIVGLDEWGDVQVMKYSLGMMRRLALARALLHDPSVLLLDEPTLGVDVVSARKMRELVRELSRDRAVLFTSHYMKDVEEIASYIYVIKEGRIVESGTPSSLKSKYSMLEAAVSRNSLPEQLWRYVVEERDGSLILRAPQQELENLDVEWKRKVETSLEDVYVALVGEGKMDVRLYQNRRRGGWTRQ; this is translated from the coding sequence GTGTCCAAGGAATTCAGAACTAAGGGAAGTTCCTTGTGGGCCCTCAGGGACGTGAATTTGAAAGTGGATGGTTCGGCGGTGGCGGTAATAGGTCCCAACGGAGCAGGGAAGACGACACTAATAAAGGTGATCGCCACGCTCGTGGAGCCAACTACTGGTGACGTGCTGGTGAACGGACTCAGCGTCAGGAGGAAAGCTAGAGAAGTCAGGAGACAGATCGGATTAATGACGGTGAGTGACAGGGTTTTCTACTTCAGACTCACCGGGTTCGAGAACTTGGTCTTCTACGCCTCTCTCTACGATCTATCCCTCTCCGAAGCGAAGTCAAGGGCTAGGGAATTGATCTCTATAGTCGGCCTAGATGAGTGGGGTGATGTGCAAGTGATGAAGTACAGCCTCGGGATGATGAGGAGGTTGGCCCTCGCTAGGGCCCTCCTACACGATCCATCTGTGCTCCTATTGGACGAACCGACTCTAGGGGTAGACGTGGTGTCGGCCAGGAAGATGAGGGAACTGGTCAGAGAGCTAAGCAGGGACAGAGCGGTTCTGTTCACGAGCCACTACATGAAGGACGTAGAGGAGATAGCTTCCTACATCTACGTCATAAAGGAAGGAAGGATAGTGGAGAGTGGCACGCCTTCGTCCTTGAAGTCCAAGTACTCCATGCTGGAAGCGGCGGTCTCTAGAAACTCCCTCCCAGAGCAACTCTGGAGGTACGTCGTGGAGGAAAGAGACGGGAGCCTGATACTCAGGGCACCTCAACAGGAGCTGGAGAACTTGGATGTGGAGTGGAAGAGGAAGGTAGAGACGTCCCTAGAGGACGTCTACGTTGCACTAGTGGGGGAAGGGAAAATGGACGTCAGGCTCTACCAGAACAGGAGGAGAGGTGGCTGGACACGTCAATGA
- a CDS encoding DUF998 domain-containing protein, with protein MNWGKVASWIVSLGVFQFLSLTLLAEELYPSYSLTRNYISDLGVGSTAPIFNSSILILGLCLIAGAVALRKVLRNLPFPVLLGIAGVGSLGVGLFPETTGEPHTFSAFLTFLFGSLAAIYSVKVSRGPLRLLGPVAGGVSLVSLVFFASHNYGPLGPGGVERFIAFPILWWGLAFAAWLTWAGT; from the coding sequence GTGAATTGGGGTAAGGTAGCGAGTTGGATTGTCTCTCTCGGAGTTTTTCAGTTCCTCTCCCTAACCCTCTTGGCTGAGGAGCTTTACCCATCCTACAGCCTCACCAGGAACTACATAAGCGACCTAGGTGTGGGGTCGACGGCACCCATATTCAACAGTTCCATCCTAATATTGGGACTCTGCCTAATTGCAGGGGCCGTAGCTCTGCGCAAAGTACTTAGGAACCTGCCTTTCCCAGTTTTGTTGGGGATAGCGGGTGTGGGGTCGTTAGGTGTGGGGCTGTTCCCAGAGACCACAGGTGAGCCCCACACTTTCTCGGCTTTCTTGACTTTCCTCTTCGGTTCTTTGGCGGCGATCTACAGTGTCAAGGTGAGCAGAGGCCCGCTTCGCCTACTGGGACCGGTGGCTGGCGGGGTGTCCTTAGTCTCCCTCGTCTTCTTCGCCTCCCACAACTACGGTCCGCTTGGTCCTGGAGGGGTAGAGAGGTTCATAGCCTTTCCGATCCTGTGGTGGGGACTGGCGTTCGCGGCGTGGCTCACTTGGGCTGGGACTTAG
- a CDS encoding HIT family protein — translation MKSFVCLFCDIVRGEAKSFVVYRDSDYTAFLDRYPISPGHTLVVPNRHFQDYVSTDEDVLMGIQPVIRRVARGVMKGLGADGVRIGTNVGRSAGQVIFHLHFHVIPTWSKGIPPRFNSFVPRKEMSDEEFEIVRSAIAEALM, via the coding sequence TTGAAATCCTTCGTGTGTCTCTTCTGCGACATAGTGAGGGGAGAGGCCAAGTCGTTCGTGGTTTACAGGGACTCAGATTACACGGCCTTCTTGGACAGGTACCCCATATCACCTGGGCACACCTTGGTTGTGCCTAACAGACACTTCCAGGACTACGTGTCGACAGATGAGGACGTGTTGATGGGCATCCAGCCGGTCATAAGGAGGGTAGCGAGGGGAGTGATGAAAGGCCTGGGGGCCGACGGAGTCAGGATAGGCACTAACGTTGGAAGGAGTGCAGGACAGGTCATATTCCACCTCCACTTCCACGTCATACCGACGTGGTCAAAGGGGATACCCCCGAGGTTCAATTCCTTCGTTCCTAGGAAGGAGATGTCTGACGAGGAGTTCGAGATCGTCAGATCCGCGATAGCGGAGGCTTTGATGTGA
- a CDS encoding ABC transporter permease: MRARLYAFLYLRGFKIWYSYKTQMVLNVLSWVLPVFTYYFVGTSLGRTLVSSTGVTNYTAFIVVGLAFQGYVSSVITTLSQRIRNEQLYGTIEYYLLSPLNVTGFLLYSALWGFTLNTVNAIVILAAGLGLGVRYAVTDLPMTLLIVGELILSTLGLAMIAGGISVVVKAGNPISFFFSTFTSLMSGTVFPVTVLPYAVRLVSYALPLTWALEGLRDTLLLGASVASVLRIVEVLALFDVVLLPLGVAVYHWCFELARRNGTLGEY, translated from the coding sequence ATGAGAGCTAGGCTCTACGCTTTCCTCTACCTAAGGGGTTTCAAGATATGGTACAGCTACAAGACTCAAATGGTGCTGAACGTATTGAGCTGGGTCCTTCCAGTCTTTACATACTACTTCGTTGGGACATCCCTTGGGAGAACGTTGGTCTCCTCAACTGGAGTCACGAACTACACGGCCTTCATTGTGGTGGGACTAGCATTCCAGGGCTACGTGTCCTCCGTCATAACCACTCTGAGCCAACGGATAAGGAACGAGCAGCTCTACGGGACTATAGAGTACTACCTACTATCACCCCTCAACGTGACTGGCTTCCTCCTTTACTCCGCGCTTTGGGGGTTCACACTGAACACAGTTAACGCAATCGTAATATTGGCGGCGGGACTCGGACTGGGGGTACGATACGCAGTAACGGATCTCCCTATGACCCTCCTCATAGTGGGCGAGCTCATCCTGTCTACCCTCGGCCTCGCCATGATAGCTGGCGGAATCTCGGTGGTAGTTAAGGCGGGAAACCCCATATCTTTCTTCTTTTCCACCTTCACCTCCCTGATGTCTGGAACGGTCTTTCCCGTCACCGTCCTGCCGTACGCTGTGAGACTAGTGAGTTACGCCCTCCCCTTAACTTGGGCGCTCGAAGGTCTCAGGGACACATTGCTTCTGGGAGCTTCCGTGGCGTCAGTTTTGAGGATAGTGGAAGTCCTGGCCCTCTTCGACGTCGTGCTCCTTCCTCTCGGCGTCGCTGTGTACCATTGGTGCTTCGAGCTGGCTAGGAGGAACGGAACGCTGGGAGAATATTGA
- a CDS encoding mechanosensitive ion channel domain-containing protein, whose translation MSASSSSMRNQLIKIFLAIVATAVVAYFVRFLLLQFLPKYSVYVQDAINAVLVGLVGYVVVSIVLYVFRQAVTPKMTKAAAHVLELAMEVLLYTLLVMAVLSALGVNLTGAAIGGAVVGIAVGLAAQTILNNLLSGFLVSLSKTLAPDDPVIVQSWIWSPPVIGKVQRVSTLFTDVLTVTGNVVRLPNSAFLGNATFTKLEGTNSLSYTYQVTVQADVPAKQVLEKVSKSLEDSFKGQKLPAPEIYFSSKAGTTNVFTVVIHMDVIERLNQLVDLVNRSFDSAYWDTKSQPK comes from the coding sequence ATGTCAGCTTCCTCTAGTTCCATGAGGAATCAACTCATAAAGATCTTCCTAGCCATAGTGGCGACGGCCGTGGTAGCTTACTTCGTGAGGTTCCTCTTACTTCAGTTTCTTCCGAAGTACTCAGTCTACGTGCAGGACGCGATAAACGCCGTCCTAGTGGGACTAGTTGGATACGTCGTAGTAAGTATAGTCCTATACGTCTTCAGGCAGGCCGTCACACCTAAGATGACCAAGGCGGCGGCCCACGTCCTAGAACTCGCAATGGAGGTTCTCCTTTACACCCTCCTAGTTATGGCAGTTCTGTCCGCTCTGGGAGTAAACCTCACGGGAGCAGCCATAGGAGGTGCTGTCGTGGGTATCGCCGTTGGACTAGCGGCACAGACCATACTCAACAACCTCCTCTCAGGTTTCTTGGTGTCTCTTAGCAAGACCCTGGCCCCCGACGATCCGGTGATAGTACAGTCGTGGATTTGGAGCCCTCCTGTGATAGGTAAGGTGCAGAGAGTGTCCACACTCTTCACCGACGTCCTCACCGTAACTGGTAACGTAGTCAGGCTCCCGAACTCGGCCTTCCTCGGAAACGCCACCTTCACAAAGCTGGAGGGTACGAACTCCCTATCCTACACTTACCAAGTAACTGTGCAGGCTGACGTCCCAGCTAAGCAGGTGTTGGAGAAAGTTAGTAAGTCCCTAGAGGACTCCTTTAAGGGACAGAAACTTCCGGCCCCAGAGATATACTTCTCATCTAAGGCAGGGACGACCAACGTTTTCACGGTGGTGATTCACATGGACGTAATAGAGAGGCTAAACCAGCTGGTAGACCTAGTGAACAGGTCCTTCGACTCGGCCTACTGGGACACTAAGTCCCAGCCCAAGTGA
- a CDS encoding trimeric intracellular cation channel family protein has product MNVILEVTNAVGIVAFAVAGATKAVEKRMDLLGALVLGFSSALAGGIIADVLLGRTPPTNLTYIPYPALALAASVLAFYFHKEIEKLRTPLLYADAVGLGAFSSSGASLAYSTSPNPLLVIMVGTLTAVGGGALRDILANEIPSVLVREFYAVDNSFR; this is encoded by the coding sequence GTGAACGTGATCCTGGAGGTCACTAACGCAGTGGGGATAGTGGCGTTCGCTGTTGCGGGCGCCACCAAGGCAGTCGAAAAGAGGATGGATCTGCTGGGCGCGCTCGTCCTCGGGTTCTCCTCTGCCCTGGCCGGCGGAATAATCGCGGACGTTTTGCTAGGGAGAACTCCCCCCACCAACCTCACCTACATCCCCTACCCCGCCCTAGCCTTAGCAGCGAGCGTCTTGGCCTTTTACTTTCACAAGGAAATAGAGAAGCTGAGGACGCCGCTACTTTACGCCGACGCCGTAGGTTTAGGAGCTTTCTCATCATCGGGAGCATCGCTAGCTTACTCCACCAGCCCAAATCCATTGTTGGTAATTATGGTGGGCACGCTCACCGCAGTGGGAGGAGGAGCGCTCAGGGACATCCTCGCCAACGAAATTCCCTCTGTTCTGGTGAGGGAGTTCTACGCCGTTGACAACAGTTTCCGATAA
- a CDS encoding IS607 family transposase — translation MLRPKEVCQRLGISYATLREYVKKGYIKPVVLETGKWRFREEDVEKLMGIVRKRKVVLYARVSSSTQKDELVNQVKYLEENVKDYDQVITDVGSGLNVKRRGFLKLLRMILDNEVSKVVIAYPDRLVRFGLEIIEEVCKAHNCEIVVLNKEDETPEQELMEDLISILVSFSGKLYGMGSHGYEKVRKCVEELKA, via the coding sequence ATGCTAAGGCCTAAGGAAGTCTGCCAACGCTTAGGGATATCCTATGCGACGCTTAGAGAATACGTAAAGAAGGGTTACATCAAACCAGTAGTACTGGAGACTGGAAAGTGGAGGTTCAGAGAGGAGGACGTAGAGAAGTTGATGGGGATCGTTAGGAAGAGGAAAGTAGTATTATACGCTAGGGTATCATCAAGCACACAGAAGGACGAGTTGGTAAACCAAGTTAAATACCTAGAGGAGAACGTTAAGGATTACGACCAGGTAATAACTGACGTAGGTTCTGGACTAAACGTGAAGAGGAGGGGATTCCTCAAGTTATTGAGGATGATACTAGACAACGAAGTATCAAAGGTAGTCATAGCTTACCCAGACAGACTGGTAAGATTCGGCTTGGAGATAATTGAGGAGGTATGCAAAGCACACAACTGTGAGATAGTCGTTCTTAATAAGGAGGACGAAACACCCGAGCAGGAACTGATGGAAGACCTGATCTCCATACTGGTATCGTTCAGTGGAAAACTGTACGGAATGGGGAGTCATGGGTACGAGAAGGTGAGGAAGTGCGTCGAAGAGCTCAAGGCTTAA
- a CDS encoding NAD+ synthase, whose product MSLTQISILPSLDLSKVRNSLVGQLRDYIRSSGRRGGVMGLSGGVDSSVTAALLSEATENNFFLIMPSRSTPPRDVEDALSLVRKLGAENRYAYVEIDDVVDSLASKVGTSDRVVVGNMKARVRMTLLYAYASKLDYLVVGTGDKSELLLGYFTKYGDGGVDVLPIGGLYKTQVRSLARFLGLPESIVSKPSSPALWEGQTAEGELGIGYEVADPILYLLIDNGMSVRDVASTLGVGEDIVSKVWSMVKSSEHKRTSPVIFSP is encoded by the coding sequence GTGTCCTTAACTCAAATATCGATACTCCCTAGCTTGGATCTCTCCAAGGTGAGGAACTCCCTAGTGGGGCAGCTTAGGGACTACATACGCTCCTCAGGGAGGAGAGGGGGAGTAATGGGACTGAGCGGCGGGGTAGACTCCTCAGTTACCGCTGCCCTACTCTCAGAGGCCACTGAAAACAACTTCTTCCTGATAATGCCCTCTAGGAGCACTCCACCGCGGGACGTGGAGGACGCCCTTTCCCTAGTGAGGAAGCTGGGAGCGGAGAATAGGTACGCCTACGTGGAGATAGACGACGTCGTAGACTCCCTCGCGTCCAAGGTGGGCACCAGTGACAGGGTAGTAGTGGGCAACATGAAGGCCAGGGTGAGGATGACCCTACTCTACGCCTACGCCTCGAAGCTGGACTACTTGGTGGTGGGTACAGGGGACAAAAGCGAGTTACTCTTGGGGTACTTCACTAAGTACGGAGACGGAGGGGTCGACGTCCTCCCGATAGGAGGGCTCTACAAGACTCAGGTGAGGTCTCTGGCAAGGTTCCTAGGCCTTCCAGAGTCCATCGTCTCCAAGCCTAGCTCCCCTGCCCTCTGGGAAGGTCAGACTGCAGAGGGCGAGCTGGGAATAGGTTACGAGGTGGCGGACCCCATACTTTACCTCCTCATTGACAACGGTATGTCTGTGAGGGACGTGGCTTCAACCTTGGGGGTAGGTGAAGACATTGTGTCCAAGGTGTGGTCTATGGTAAAGTCTTCTGAGCACAAGAGGACCTCCCCCGTCATATTCAGTCCATAA
- a CDS encoding ArsR/SmtB family transcription factor, with protein MGRRLERKTECSTRQYILSLLESGPASAYSLSKVTGLNYCTVRYHLDVLTREGLVVPTRSGQVTLYRKAKVLPSAGVNNW; from the coding sequence ATGGGGAGGCGTCTCGAGAGGAAAACAGAGTGCAGCACGAGGCAATACATCCTTTCTCTACTTGAATCCGGGCCGGCCTCGGCCTACTCACTCAGCAAAGTCACTGGGCTGAATTACTGCACCGTCAGGTATCATTTGGACGTCCTAACTCGAGAGGGCCTGGTGGTGCCCACGAGGTCGGGGCAGGTGACTCTCTACAGGAAGGCGAAGGTCCTCCCGTCCGCGGGAGTCAACAATTGGTGA
- a CDS encoding enoyl-CoA hydratase/isomerase family protein: MVEQVAVFRLNRPHKLNAINMEMVDELVAAFTEVESNPSVRVVVVTGNGRAFSAGADVGEMSSMRLEDVVRRGHAPLWERMRTFRKPIIAAVNGVAAGGGLELAMACDIILAAESSLMGQPEINLGLIPGAGGTQRLTRTIGKYKAMELVLTGKLISAREMERLGLVTKVVPDSWLMDEALRIAKEIASRSPFAVELAKEAVNRAMETTLSQGLELERKNFYVALASDDGKEGMRAFLEKRRPKWT; the protein is encoded by the coding sequence ATGGTGGAGCAGGTCGCAGTGTTCAGGCTCAATAGGCCCCACAAACTGAATGCCATCAACATGGAGATGGTGGACGAGTTGGTGGCCGCCTTCACCGAGGTGGAATCCAACCCGTCGGTGAGGGTAGTTGTGGTCACCGGAAACGGGAGGGCCTTCTCGGCTGGAGCGGACGTCGGAGAGATGTCCTCCATGAGGCTGGAGGACGTGGTGAGGAGAGGGCACGCCCCGCTCTGGGAGAGGATGCGCACCTTCAGGAAACCGATAATAGCTGCCGTCAATGGTGTGGCGGCAGGAGGGGGGCTGGAGCTAGCGATGGCTTGCGACATAATCCTAGCGGCGGAGAGTTCCTTAATGGGACAACCCGAGATAAACCTCGGACTTATCCCGGGGGCGGGAGGAACTCAAAGACTTACTAGGACTATAGGAAAGTACAAGGCCATGGAACTCGTGCTAACGGGAAAGTTGATCTCGGCGAGGGAGATGGAGAGGTTGGGATTAGTCACGAAGGTGGTTCCTGATAGTTGGCTAATGGACGAGGCCTTGAGGATAGCTAAAGAAATCGCCTCTAGGTCCCCCTTCGCAGTAGAACTCGCCAAGGAGGCGGTGAACAGGGCCATGGAAACTACGTTGTCCCAGGGGCTGGAGTTGGAGAGGAAGAATTTCTACGTCGCCTTGGCTTCGGATGACGGAAAGGAAGGAATGAGGGCATTCCTAGAGAAGAGGAGGCCGAAATGGACGTAA
- a CDS encoding cyclase family protein: protein MARALDLSLTVEEGMPYYPGDPVPSVKQFKSLDKDGVNLKEIHLGSHSGTHVDAPAHFVKDAPSLDQLDPMAYSGTAIAIKVDGIVKVTDVPPRGR, encoded by the coding sequence ATGGCTCGAGCTCTAGATCTTTCCCTAACCGTTGAGGAAGGGATGCCGTATTACCCAGGAGATCCGGTACCATCAGTTAAGCAATTCAAGAGCCTCGACAAGGACGGAGTCAACCTCAAGGAGATCCACCTGGGGAGCCACAGTGGAACGCATGTTGATGCTCCAGCTCACTTCGTCAAGGATGCACCTTCCCTAGATCAGTTAGACCCTATGGCCTACTCTGGAACGGCCATCGCCATTAAAGTGGACGGAATAGTGAAAGTGACTGACGTTCCCCCAAGGGGGAGATAG
- a CDS encoding zinc ribbon domain-containing protein, producing the protein MYGRRESTVVEFVSPKHSPVSCPKCGQKTREVGYRWFKCTCGREDDHDVVAANLNRRGSPISSTTPRGCTPNRWREPFRARRKSGSFVVPYLGYS; encoded by the coding sequence CTGTATGGTAGGCGAGAAAGCACGGTTGTTGAGTTCGTTAGTCCCAAGCACTCTCCAGTTTCTTGTCCCAAATGCGGGCAGAAAACGAGGGAAGTTGGTTATCGTTGGTTTAAGTGTACTTGCGGTCGCGAGGACGACCACGACGTCGTAGCGGCGAACTTGAACAGGAGGGGTTCTCCGATCTCCTCGACCACCCCTCGGGGATGTACCCCTAATCGATGGAGGGAACCCTTCAGGGCGAGGAGGAAGTCAGGTAGCTTTGTAGTGCCCTATTTAGGATATTCCTAG
- a CDS encoding enoyl-CoA hydratase-related protein, producing the protein MQTLSLEKKDGVSLVTMARPERRNALNKQLREELLMTLRELNSDPSTKVVVLTGSGGAFSSGADLGSGGTDVMEELDKSFHPILREIRYSDKIYVAVVDGVAAGAGMSLAIACDLRFLSKDARLITAFHRIGLAPDTGLTYILSRLIGARAYKLLLVGGELSAQEAESLGLGKVVEDPLSSALSFAREVAAGPLRSYAASKRMLNLSLFPDLDRFLEYEAMLQASLSKTEDFREGVRAFLEKRTPKYRGE; encoded by the coding sequence ATGCAAACCTTGTCCTTGGAGAAGAAGGATGGGGTCTCCTTGGTGACGATGGCCAGGCCCGAGAGGAGGAACGCCTTGAACAAGCAGCTCAGAGAGGAGCTTTTAATGACGTTGAGGGAGTTGAACTCGGACCCGTCCACTAAGGTGGTCGTCCTCACGGGGTCTGGAGGGGCCTTCTCCTCTGGAGCAGACTTGGGGTCTGGAGGGACAGATGTAATGGAGGAGCTCGATAAGAGCTTCCACCCTATACTTAGAGAAATACGCTACTCCGATAAGATCTACGTGGCGGTAGTCGACGGCGTGGCCGCTGGAGCTGGGATGAGCCTAGCGATTGCCTGTGACCTGAGGTTTCTGTCCAAGGACGCGAGGTTAATCACGGCCTTTCACAGGATAGGCCTAGCTCCAGACACCGGCCTGACCTATATCCTGTCTAGATTGATTGGGGCTAGGGCCTATAAGTTGCTCTTAGTGGGAGGCGAACTCTCCGCCCAGGAGGCCGAATCGTTGGGACTGGGGAAGGTCGTGGAGGACCCCCTGAGCTCAGCCCTCTCCTTCGCCAGGGAGGTCGCGGCGGGACCTCTGAGGTCCTACGCGGCGAGCAAGAGAATGCTCAACCTCTCCCTATTTCCCGACCTAGATCGGTTCCTAGAGTACGAGGCAATGCTTCAGGCCTCGTTGTCCAAGACCGAGGACTTCAGGGAGGGTGTCAGGGCCTTCCTAGAGAAGAGGACACCGAAGTACAGAGGTGAGTGA
- a CDS encoding carotenoid biosynthesis protein, whose product MKREILAASVLAVGEVTSLPAFLVLGPLAVVLVCTVDRRLWKVPVTAALVGFLAELAGTRTGVPFGPYHYNSPFTHLAVLGVPLPVVDAWSVFLLTSYLASAGVERQSWIVGALLATLLDLSVDPVMVSAGFWSWRRVVGPTWFGVPWTNYVGWFIVSLLALRISRTRNLKVDARPFVFPYLALPMSFAVSAKPQLREPLYLAAAIVILSIVFLWLSAYKRGG is encoded by the coding sequence GTGAAGAGGGAAATTCTCGCGGCTTCCGTGCTCGCGGTAGGCGAAGTGACTTCCCTACCGGCCTTCCTCGTGCTCGGCCCACTGGCGGTTGTTCTAGTGTGTACCGTCGATAGGAGGTTGTGGAAGGTTCCTGTCACTGCCGCTTTGGTGGGCTTCCTAGCTGAATTGGCCGGAACTAGGACTGGAGTTCCCTTCGGGCCCTATCACTACAATTCACCCTTCACCCACCTCGCGGTCCTAGGCGTACCTCTCCCTGTGGTCGACGCATGGTCCGTGTTCCTGTTGACCTCTTACTTAGCCTCAGCGGGCGTGGAGAGGCAGAGTTGGATTGTGGGAGCGCTCCTGGCCACCCTCTTGGACCTCTCGGTGGATCCCGTCATGGTGTCTGCCGGCTTCTGGAGTTGGAGAAGGGTAGTTGGACCGACATGGTTCGGGGTACCTTGGACGAACTACGTTGGATGGTTCATCGTCTCCTTGCTCGCTCTCCGGATCTCGAGGACGAGAAACCTGAAAGTCGATGCTAGGCCGTTCGTCTTCCCTTACCTAGCTCTCCCCATGAGTTTCGCCGTCTCTGCGAAGCCTCAGTTGAGGGAACCACTGTATCTGGCGGCGGCGATCGTGATCCTGTCGATCGTTTTCCTTTGGCTTTCCGCCTACAAAAGAGGGGGTTGA